One Melospiza melodia melodia isolate bMelMel2 chromosome 1, bMelMel2.pri, whole genome shotgun sequence genomic window carries:
- the TMEM74 gene encoding transmembrane protein 74, giving the protein MACMELLYLAEESRQVPLGTTTGWSLPPHPYEQQQCEGGEVDARAAAAVAALHCERHCKALQRGPVAEPPLAPRPSSLGTSPQEHSAPSSTSQPCQPAESLPRDEDGGKKKACCCAQELETSFTYVDENVNLEHARSPPTPTGGQDAPLQQHSCRELPPEWAHDSPSLVSEEDDAASEAAAGKSIDYGFISAILFLVSGILLVIISYVVPRDVTVDPNTVAAREMERLENESARIGAHLDRCVIAGLCLLTLGGVVLSSLLMMSMWKGELYRRSRFASSKESAKLYGSFNFRMKSGANDNMLELSLVEEDVLAIDN; this is encoded by the coding sequence ATGGCTTGCATGGAGCTTCTCTACCTGGCCGAGGAGAGCAGACAGGTGCCCCTGGGCACCACTACTGGCTGGAGCCTGCCCCCCCATCCCTACGAGCAGCAGCAGTGTGAGGGCGGTGAGGTGGACGCCAGAGCAGCCGCTGCCGTGGCAGCcctgcactgtgagcggcactgCAAGGCCTTGCAGAGGGGCCCTGTGGCTGAGCCCCCCCTGGCACCCCGGCCCTCCTCCCTGGGCACCTCGCCCCAGGAGCACTCTGCCCCCTCCAGCacgtcccagccctgccagccagcCGAGAGCTTGCCCAGGGACGAGGAtggagggaagaagaaagcctgctgctgtgcccaggaacTCGAGACATCCTTCACTTATGTGGATGAAAATGTAAATCTGGAGCATGCAAGAAGTCCCCCCACTCCTACAGGTGGCCAGGATgcccctctgcagcagcattcctgcagggagctgccacCTGAATGGGCACATGATTCTCCTTCCTTAGTCTCTGAGGAGGATGATGCTGCCTCggaggcagcagctgggaaatCCATTGACTATGGATTCATTAGTGCCATTTTGTTCCTGGTTAGTGGCATTTTGCTGGTGATAATTTCCTACGTGGTGCCCAGAGACGTGACTGTAGATCCCAACACTGTGGCTGCCCGGGAGATGGAGAGGCTGGAGAACGAGAGCGCGAGGATCGGCGCTCACTTGGACCGCTGTGTTATCGCCGGGCTGTGTCTCTTAACCCTGGGGGGCGTGGTGCTCTCCAGCCTGCTCATGATGTCCATGTGGAAAGGGGAGCTGTACCGGAGGAGCAGGTTTGCATCCTCCAAGGAGTCTGCAAAGCTGTATGGATCTTTCAATTTTAGAATGAAGTCTGGAGCAAATGATAATATGCTCGAGCTGTCGTTAGTTGAGGAAGATGTGCTTGCCATAGATAATTAG